A genomic stretch from Hymenobacter psoromatis includes:
- a CDS encoding electron transfer flavoprotein subunit alpha, translated as MSVLVVVECDKGEVKKSSLEVATYGARLAAQLGTSATAVAVGEASDASLAKLGEQGIAKVLYDKEPRLKDFVNNAYTKLIAATAQQEDAKVIVLANSNIGAAVGSRLSIRLQASLATNVVELPKTEGGQFTVKRGAFSGKAFSDVVLTGERKIIAVKKNSIEAQHEAGKTAEVVAFAAQLSDADFADAPKQVVMQDQAGGILLPEAELVVSGGRGMKGPENWHLIEDLAKALHAATACSKPVSDVDWRPHHEHVGQTGITVSPNLYIACGISGAIQHLAGVNSSKVIVVINKDPEAPFFKAADYGIVGDVFDVLPKLTAAVKELG; from the coding sequence ATGTCAGTTTTAGTAGTAGTTGAATGCGATAAGGGCGAAGTGAAAAAGTCTTCGCTCGAAGTGGCTACCTACGGCGCGCGGCTGGCCGCGCAGCTCGGCACCAGCGCCACCGCCGTGGCCGTGGGCGAAGCCTCCGATGCCAGCCTCGCCAAGCTTGGCGAGCAGGGCATCGCCAAGGTGCTCTATGACAAGGAGCCGCGCCTCAAGGACTTCGTGAACAATGCCTACACCAAGCTCATTGCTGCTACTGCCCAGCAGGAAGATGCCAAGGTGATTGTGCTGGCCAACAGCAACATCGGCGCGGCCGTGGGCTCGCGGCTGTCCATCCGGCTGCAAGCCTCGCTGGCCACCAACGTGGTCGAGTTGCCCAAAACCGAGGGCGGCCAGTTTACGGTGAAGCGCGGCGCGTTTTCGGGCAAAGCGTTTTCGGACGTGGTGCTGACCGGCGAGCGCAAGATTATCGCCGTGAAAAAGAACTCCATTGAGGCGCAGCACGAAGCCGGCAAAACGGCCGAGGTAGTCGCTTTCGCCGCCCAGCTCAGCGACGCCGACTTTGCCGACGCGCCCAAGCAGGTGGTGATGCAGGACCAGGCCGGCGGCATTTTGCTGCCCGAAGCCGAGTTGGTCGTGTCGGGGGGTAGGGGCATGAAAGGCCCCGAAAACTGGCATCTTATTGAGGACCTGGCCAAAGCGCTGCACGCGGCCACGGCCTGCTCGAAGCCAGTAAGCGACGTGGACTGGCGCCCCCACCACGAGCACGTGGGCCAGACGGGCATCACGGTTTCGCCCAACCTCTACATTGCCTGCGGCATTTCGGGGGCCATTCAGCACCTGGCGGGCGTCAACTCGTCGAAGGTGATTGTGGTGATTAACAAAGACCCGGAAGCGCCGTTCTTTAAGGCAGCCGACTACGGCATCGTGGGCGACGTGTTTGACGTGCTGCCCAAGCTGACGGCGGCCGTAAAAGAACTCGGCTAG
- a CDS encoding aspartate aminotransferase (catalyzes the formation of oxalozcetate and L-glutamate from L-aspartate and 2-oxoglutarate) codes for MSLSVSQRGQNMPASPFRKLAPFAEAAKQQGKHVYHLNIGQPDIATPPSLFEAVRQADIRVLAYSHGAGTDSYRQKLRAYYHRADIEVDTEEILVTTAGSEAILFALLTCLNPGDELVVPEPFYGAYTAFAIAAGVTIVPVTATIDNGFALPPLAAFEAVITPRTKAILLCNPSNPTGHVYSRAELEGLLRICQRHQLFLLSDEAYREYCYDGARATSALNLAGGADHVVVLDTISKRYSACGARVGSLVTRNATVFQTAFHFAQMRISPPGLGMLLGEAAVALPESYFDENRAEYQARRDLTVRRLQAMPGVRCPRPGGAFYVMAELPVDDAERFGEWLLTSFSYQNETLMLSPASGFYQTPGLGARQVRLAYILNLRDLDAALTCLEQALLAYPGRTRPAAVAAERAVSLSLPG; via the coding sequence ATGTCATTATCCGTATCGCAACGCGGGCAAAATATGCCAGCCTCACCCTTTCGCAAATTAGCGCCCTTTGCCGAGGCCGCCAAGCAACAGGGCAAGCACGTGTATCACCTCAACATTGGCCAGCCCGATATCGCTACCCCCCCCAGCTTGTTTGAAGCCGTGCGCCAGGCCGACATTCGGGTGCTGGCCTACAGCCACGGGGCGGGCACCGACAGCTACCGCCAGAAGCTGCGGGCCTACTACCACCGCGCTGATATTGAAGTTGATACGGAAGAGATACTGGTGACGACGGCCGGCAGCGAGGCCATCTTGTTTGCGCTGCTCACCTGCCTGAACCCCGGCGACGAGCTGGTGGTGCCTGAGCCATTTTATGGGGCCTACACGGCCTTTGCCATCGCGGCAGGCGTCACTATCGTGCCCGTGACGGCTACCATCGACAACGGCTTTGCCCTACCCCCCCTGGCGGCCTTCGAAGCCGTGATTACGCCGCGCACCAAGGCAATTCTGCTCTGCAACCCCAGCAACCCCACCGGCCACGTATATAGTCGCGCCGAGCTGGAAGGCCTGCTGCGTATTTGCCAGCGCCACCAGCTTTTTCTGCTCTCGGATGAGGCTTACCGGGAATATTGCTACGACGGGGCGCGCGCCACGAGCGCGCTCAATCTGGCGGGTGGCGCGGACCACGTGGTGGTGCTGGACACGATTTCGAAGCGCTACAGCGCCTGCGGGGCGCGGGTGGGCTCGCTGGTGACGCGCAACGCGACCGTGTTCCAAACGGCTTTCCACTTTGCCCAGATGCGCATCAGTCCGCCCGGCCTGGGCATGCTGCTGGGCGAGGCCGCCGTGGCGCTGCCCGAAAGCTACTTTGATGAGAACCGGGCCGAGTATCAGGCCCGGCGCGACCTCACGGTGCGCCGCTTGCAGGCCATGCCGGGCGTGCGGTGCCCCAGGCCGGGCGGCGCGTTCTACGTGATGGCCGAGCTGCCCGTGGACGACGCCGAGCGCTTTGGCGAGTGGCTGCTGACCAGTTTCAGCTACCAGAACGAGACGTTGATGCTCTCGCCGGCCAGTGGCTTTTACCAGACGCCCGGCCTGGGCGCGCGGCAGGTGCGCCTGGCCTACATTCTGAATCTGCGCGACCTCGACGCGGCCCTCACCTGCCTCGAACAAGCGCTGCTGGCCTACCCCGGCCGCACCCGCCCGGCCGCGGTGGCCGCAGAGCGTGCGGTAAGCCTCAGCTTGCCGGGCTGA
- a CDS encoding RND transporter: protein MLKRRIYQGLTTASLALAVAGCKLPTLVQRNVNRTVPATYNGSTQDTISTARMRWKEFFTDPDLAALIDTALQHNQELNITLQEIQIARNEIQVRKGEYLPFLSLGAQAAAEKPGRYTLQGATEDAINIQPDHATPTPLANYQLGAFASWEVDIWHKLRNSRKSAATRYLASVEGKNFMVTNLISEIANSYYELLALDNQLLILKQSIEIQENALRIVREEKEAARVTELAVKRFEAQVQNSISLQYKTQQRIVETENQINFLMGRFPRPITRDDQAFAGLVPTTIQAGVPAQLLSNRPDIRQAEQNLVAAKLDVQIARANFYPSLGISGGVGFEAFKPGLLFTTPESILYNLAGDLSAPLINRNGIKALYVTANALQLQAVYNYERTVLNAYIEVSNQLSNINNLQSSYDAKLKEVQALNQSIRISNSLFKAVRADYTEVLFTQRDALTSKFDLTETKMQQLNATVNIYRALGGGWN from the coding sequence ATGCTTAAGAGACGAATTTATCAAGGCCTGACCACGGCCAGCCTGGCACTGGCCGTGGCCGGCTGCAAACTGCCCACGCTGGTGCAGCGCAACGTGAACCGCACGGTGCCCGCCACTTATAACGGCAGCACGCAGGACACCATTAGCACGGCCCGGATGCGCTGGAAGGAGTTTTTTACCGACCCCGACCTGGCCGCGCTCATCGACACGGCCCTGCAGCACAACCAGGAGCTGAACATTACGCTCCAGGAAATTCAGATTGCCCGCAACGAAATTCAGGTTCGCAAGGGGGAGTATCTGCCTTTCCTATCGCTGGGCGCGCAAGCGGCAGCCGAAAAGCCGGGCCGCTACACCCTGCAAGGTGCCACGGAAGATGCCATCAATATTCAGCCCGACCACGCCACGCCTACCCCCCTGGCCAACTACCAGCTGGGCGCGTTCGCGAGCTGGGAGGTCGATATCTGGCACAAGCTGCGCAATTCGCGCAAGTCGGCGGCCACCCGCTACCTGGCTTCCGTGGAGGGCAAAAACTTCATGGTGACCAACCTGATTTCCGAGATTGCCAATTCGTACTACGAGCTGCTGGCCCTCGACAATCAGTTGCTTATCCTAAAGCAAAGCATTGAGATTCAGGAGAATGCCCTGCGCATCGTGCGGGAAGAAAAGGAAGCAGCCCGCGTGACGGAGCTAGCGGTAAAACGCTTCGAGGCCCAGGTCCAGAACTCCATCAGCCTGCAATACAAGACGCAGCAGCGCATTGTGGAGACTGAAAACCAGATTAACTTTTTAATGGGCCGGTTTCCGCGGCCCATTACCCGCGACGACCAGGCTTTTGCGGGCCTGGTGCCGACGACCATTCAGGCTGGTGTGCCCGCGCAGCTGCTCAGCAACCGCCCCGATATCCGGCAGGCCGAGCAAAACCTGGTGGCCGCCAAGCTGGACGTGCAGATAGCGCGCGCCAATTTTTACCCGTCGCTGGGCATTTCCGGGGGGGTAGGGTTTGAGGCATTTAAGCCCGGCCTGCTGTTCACCACGCCCGAGTCGATACTCTATAACCTGGCCGGTGATTTATCCGCGCCGTTGATTAATCGCAACGGCATCAAAGCCCTGTACGTCACGGCCAATGCTTTGCAGCTCCAGGCGGTGTACAACTACGAGCGCACCGTGCTGAACGCGTACATAGAGGTGTCTAACCAACTGTCGAACATCAACAACCTGCAAAGCAGCTACGACGCGAAGCTGAAAGAAGTACAGGCCCTCAACCAGTCTATCCGTATTTCTAATAGCCTCTTCAAAGCCGTGCGGGCCGACTACACGGAGGTGCTTTTCACGCAGCGCGACGCGCTGACCTCGAAATTTGACCTGACCGAAACCAAGATGCAGCAGCTCAATGCCACGGTGAACATCTACCGCGCGCTGGGCGGCGGCTGGAATTGA